In Vibrio bathopelagicus, the following are encoded in one genomic region:
- a CDS encoding YeeE/YedE thiosulfate transporter family protein, which yields MLIVAIVFSGSLAWVFMALGSAVEGRALSSAFWPSLFSLFGGFLFGIGAAINSGCGVSTVSRLARGEVVMLATILGWFVAWLLFAPVLPTELKGSRLVLSDFSRYAFLGIISFIIVVSCYFMNAVNRKLWFSMLGIGLMAGFVFLYEPHWTPSGLLKSMGTSLWHGRAEDWPSSERFILMISLLVGMVSAALFTGSFSLRLSPIRRLSKHLVAGVLMGFGAVMAGGGNDTQLLVAMPVLSLAGVFSVLSIIVGIYTGVKLIQSR from the coding sequence ATGTTGATTGTCGCGATTGTGTTTAGTGGCTCATTGGCTTGGGTGTTTATGGCATTAGGATCGGCAGTGGAAGGACGAGCTTTATCTTCTGCGTTTTGGCCGAGTCTGTTTTCATTGTTCGGCGGTTTTTTATTTGGTATCGGAGCTGCGATTAATAGTGGCTGCGGGGTATCGACGGTGAGTCGTTTAGCGCGTGGCGAAGTGGTTATGTTGGCGACCATATTAGGATGGTTCGTTGCTTGGTTGTTGTTTGCTCCAGTGTTGCCTACGGAGTTAAAAGGATCTCGGTTGGTATTATCTGATTTTTCCCGATATGCATTCCTTGGGATCATTTCGTTCATTATTGTGGTGAGTTGCTACTTTATGAATGCGGTAAATCGCAAGTTATGGTTCTCAATGTTGGGTATTGGGTTAATGGCAGGCTTTGTATTCCTGTATGAACCGCACTGGACGCCAAGTGGTTTATTGAAATCTATGGGTACTTCACTCTGGCATGGTAGGGCTGAAGATTGGCCAAGCAGCGAGCGCTTTATATTGATGATCTCGCTGTTAGTTGGAATGGTCAGTGCCGCGTTGTTTACTGGGTCTTTTTCTTTGAGGTTGAGTCCGATACGTCGATTAAGTAAACACTTGGTTGCGGGTGTGCTTATGGGCTTTGGAGCAGTAATGGCTGGTGGCGGGAACGATACTCAGCTTTTAGTCGCGATGCCGGTTCTGTCGTTGGCGGGTGTTTTTTCTGTGTTGAGTATCATTGTGGGTATATATACCGGAGTTAAGTTGATTCAAAGCCGATAG
- a CDS encoding DUF429 domain-containing protein, with amino-acid sequence MKYIGIDGCKTGWIAWIVSHNEIPTFKVVNTLDELVDELTGSTTLIDMPIGFSDSLTPDRLCDKAARRFLTSKRGSSVFPVPCREAVYQADYISACSANVEQLSKKFSKQTWGIVPKIRELDKLIDDHPNLSIRESHPEVVFAALKGEPLTFSKRAQEGKEERLSIIQQLAPRWSDCLSLAISNTKRKDVAIDDIYDAFVLMSIAYNAPQLSTLPEPSDIGGEADVDQNGRVREIVYWNKTR; translated from the coding sequence ATGAAATACATCGGAATTGATGGCTGTAAGACCGGGTGGATCGCTTGGATTGTCTCTCACAATGAGATACCTACGTTCAAAGTAGTAAATACGCTCGATGAGTTGGTTGATGAGCTGACGGGATCAACAACGTTAATCGATATGCCTATTGGTTTTAGTGATTCACTGACTCCAGATAGATTATGCGATAAAGCAGCAAGACGTTTTCTCACCAGCAAGCGTGGTTCTTCCGTGTTTCCTGTACCGTGCCGCGAGGCGGTTTACCAAGCCGATTATATTTCGGCGTGTAGTGCCAATGTGGAGCAACTGAGTAAGAAGTTCTCTAAGCAAACTTGGGGGATTGTTCCTAAAATCCGAGAGTTGGATAAACTTATCGATGATCACCCAAACTTATCGATCAGAGAGTCTCACCCTGAGGTGGTGTTCGCTGCCTTGAAAGGCGAGCCGCTAACCTTCTCAAAACGAGCACAAGAAGGCAAAGAAGAAAGGCTTTCTATTATTCAGCAACTCGCCCCTCGCTGGAGTGACTGCTTGTCGTTAGCAATTTCAAATACCAAGCGCAAAGACGTCGCGATAGATGATATCTATGATGCTTTTGTACTGATGTCGATCGCCTATAACGCTCCGCAATTATCGACCTTACCTGAGCCTTCTGATATTGGTGGAGAAGCCGATGTCGACCAGAACGGACGAGTTCGAGAGATTGTCTATTGGAACAAAACGCGCTAA
- a CDS encoding M15 family metallopeptidase, translated as MKRFIVGWLATVLSTVSNAQVAPISQWQCDMMKKNNVLSHGAPVGCERLSKVDFDFINFNGETQQGNIIVLDVVAPSVERIFSELKQRNFPLHSARLMREFNGDDNASMDANNSSAFNARPITGGGGWSKHAYGVAIDINPVQNPFLEFDSSGTITVKPSQSATRYVNRTRFRARDEIERSGMAEDVVELFAHHGFMIWGGDWNSPIDTQHFEVGSRKFVNQLLSKPQPEAKVLFERYVESYRQCFNQNKGEGAEKARAICAKKTVGTF; from the coding sequence ATGAAACGTTTTATTGTCGGCTGGCTGGCCACTGTGCTCAGTACTGTGAGTAACGCCCAAGTTGCCCCTATATCTCAATGGCAATGTGACATGATGAAAAAGAACAATGTCTTGAGTCATGGTGCGCCTGTTGGTTGTGAGCGACTATCCAAAGTGGATTTCGATTTCATTAATTTCAACGGGGAAACGCAACAGGGCAATATAATCGTGCTTGATGTTGTTGCGCCTTCCGTTGAACGAATTTTTTCAGAGCTCAAACAACGCAATTTCCCTCTTCATTCCGCTCGCCTAATGCGTGAATTTAACGGTGACGATAACGCCTCAATGGACGCGAACAACAGCAGTGCCTTTAACGCTCGTCCTATTACAGGCGGAGGAGGTTGGTCGAAACATGCCTATGGTGTGGCGATAGACATCAACCCAGTTCAAAACCCTTTCTTAGAGTTCGATAGCAGCGGAACCATCACGGTAAAGCCATCGCAATCGGCTACCCGCTATGTGAACCGTACTCGCTTTCGTGCGCGTGATGAAATTGAACGCAGTGGCATGGCAGAAGATGTGGTTGAGCTTTTTGCCCATCACGGATTTATGATCTGGGGAGGGGATTGGAATAGCCCAATCGATACTCAGCATTTTGAGGTTGGCTCAAGAAAGTTCGTCAATCAACTGCTCTCTAAACCACAACCTGAAGCCAAAGTGTTATTTGAGCGTTACGTCGAATCTTATCGCCAATGTTTTAATCAGAATAAAGGCGAGGGCGCAGAAAAAGCTCGTGCTATCTGTGCAAAGAAAACAGTCGGTACTTTTTAG